In Desulfobulbus oralis, one DNA window encodes the following:
- a CDS encoding acyl-CoA carboxylase subunit beta, which produces MKLQESTTLQTLERLRAESLDAGGPARREAQHKKGKLMARERIDLLLDENTFEEFDALKASRGGALGGGKTYLGDGVITGHGSIDGREVFVFSEDFTVLGGSLGEAHAQKICKVMDLAVKVGAPIIGINDSGGARIQEGVDALGSYGEIFHRNVRASGVVPQISCIMGPCAGGAVYSPSITDFVFMVEDSSYMFVTGPSVVKTVTHQDISAEELGGASAHATKSGVAHFTVPNDILCLREVRRLINYLPSSNRQRCPIHDLSDAANRTDPALDYLVPRDSSQAYDMRVLIRSILDGAEFMEVHSGFARNIICGFGRLGGQTVGLVANQPAVLAGVLDNDASFKAGRFVRFCDAFNIPLISLVDVPGFMPGPDQEHGGIIRHGAKLLYAFTEATVPRISVIVRKAYGGAYIVMNSKHIHCDVNLAWPTAEIAVMGPKGAAEVIYRKEIQAAENPEELLNQKMEEYRAAFANPFLAAKRGYIDDVIFPRDTRVHLIRTLQMLDSKRVDAPARKHGNIPL; this is translated from the coding sequence ATGAAACTTCAGGAAAGCACGACCCTGCAAACCCTCGAGCGTCTGCGCGCCGAGTCTCTGGACGCCGGCGGTCCGGCGCGCAGGGAGGCCCAGCACAAAAAGGGCAAGCTCATGGCGCGGGAACGCATTGACCTGCTCCTGGACGAAAACACCTTTGAGGAATTCGACGCCCTCAAGGCCAGCCGCGGCGGCGCGCTCGGTGGAGGAAAAACCTACCTGGGCGACGGCGTCATCACCGGCCACGGCTCCATCGACGGCCGCGAGGTCTTTGTCTTCAGCGAGGACTTCACCGTTTTGGGAGGCTCTCTGGGCGAGGCTCACGCGCAAAAGATCTGCAAGGTCATGGATCTGGCGGTCAAGGTGGGCGCGCCCATCATCGGCATCAACGATTCGGGCGGCGCGCGCATCCAGGAGGGCGTGGATGCGCTCGGCTCCTACGGCGAGATCTTTCACCGCAACGTACGGGCCAGCGGCGTGGTGCCGCAGATCTCCTGCATTATGGGCCCCTGCGCCGGCGGCGCGGTGTACAGCCCCTCCATCACCGACTTCGTCTTCATGGTGGAGGACTCGTCCTACATGTTCGTGACCGGCCCCAGCGTGGTCAAGACCGTCACCCACCAGGACATCAGCGCCGAAGAGCTGGGCGGCGCTTCGGCGCACGCCACCAAAAGCGGCGTGGCCCACTTCACGGTGCCCAACGACATCCTCTGCCTGCGGGAAGTGCGGCGGCTCATCAACTATCTGCCCTCCAGCAACCGCCAGCGCTGTCCCATCCACGACCTGAGCGACGCGGCCAACCGCACCGATCCGGCCCTCGACTATCTGGTGCCCCGGGACTCCAGTCAGGCCTATGACATGCGGGTGCTGATCAGAAGCATTCTGGACGGCGCGGAGTTCATGGAGGTGCACTCGGGTTTTGCCCGCAACATCATCTGCGGCTTCGGCCGGCTGGGCGGGCAGACCGTGGGTCTGGTGGCCAACCAGCCCGCGGTGCTGGCCGGTGTTCTGGACAACGACGCCTCCTTCAAGGCCGGCCGCTTCGTGCGCTTCTGCGACGCCTTCAACATCCCCCTGATCTCGCTCGTCGACGTGCCCGGCTTCATGCCCGGCCCGGATCAGGAGCACGGCGGCATCATCCGCCACGGCGCAAAACTGCTCTACGCCTTCACCGAGGCCACGGTGCCGCGGATCTCGGTCATCGTGCGCAAGGCCTACGGCGGCGCCTACATCGTCATGAACTCCAAGCACATCCACTGCGACGTCAACCTGGCCTGGCCCACCGCGGAAATTGCGGTCATGGGCCCCAAGGGCGCGGCCGAGGTCATCTACCGCAAGGAAATCCAGGCCGCCGAAAACCCGGAGGAGCTGCTCAACCAGAAAATGGAAGAATACCGGGCCGCCTTTGCCAACCCCTTCCTGGCGGCAAAACGGGGCTATATCGACGACGTCATCTTCCCGAGAGACACGCGCGTGCACCTGATCCGCACCCTGCAGATGCTCGACAGCAAACGGGTTGACGCTCCGGCCCGCAAACACGGCAACATTCCCCTGTGA
- a CDS encoding acetyl/propionyl/methylcrotonyl-CoA carboxylase subunit alpha has protein sequence MFKKILIANRGEIAVRIMRTCNRMGISSVAVYSDADSRCVHSRLADEAIFIGESSSKKSYLDINRIVATARECGADAIHPGYGFLSENAAFARAVAEAGITLIGPPPEAVQLMGDKITSKELAKKAGVPVIPGHIEAIADEAEAIRVAGEIGYPVLLKPAAGGGGKGMRIVHGPEEMQEALAASRKETEKAFGDTRVFVERYIEDPRHIEIQLLADVHGNVVYLGERECSIQRRYQKVIEEAPSPAVGPELRKRMGEAACALARKAGYVNAGTVEYVMDREQNFYFLEMNTRLQVEHPVTEMVTGLDLVELQIRIASGEALALRQSDIRLRGWAIEARICAEDPSRGFIPSTGMITRYAAPTGEGVRVDSGVNIGSKIDVYYDSMLAKLICHGADREAARRLLLESLNGYHIEGLATNIDFVSRVLSMPEFAAGDLSTNFIAQHFDGGVARAEPNPKDLALAALATTLVFHSRTVAVRESLKHLVSDIGATLEGRKKIHYKCRTSGAQFDIVMESEPVSGEICMIRIGEERYAVRIPYFQFYRRRLKLVINGQTYRFRLRFEDPFIFTSFNGIAQIFEVYTPREWALIQYMPDRRDKAKSNALLCPMPGLVVDVPVQKGDRVFRGQSLVILESMKMESGVPSPIDGIVAEVLVKAGQAVEANDVLVRFETNLEKLEASA, from the coding sequence ATGTTCAAGAAAATTCTGATTGCCAACCGTGGGGAAATCGCTGTCCGCATCATGCGCACCTGCAACCGCATGGGCATCAGCTCCGTGGCCGTCTATTCCGACGCCGACAGCCGCTGCGTGCACAGCCGGCTGGCCGACGAGGCCATCTTCATCGGCGAATCCTCTTCAAAAAAATCCTATCTGGACATCAACAGGATTGTGGCCACGGCCAGGGAATGCGGTGCGGACGCCATTCATCCGGGCTACGGTTTTCTCTCGGAAAACGCGGCCTTTGCCAGAGCGGTCGCAGAGGCCGGCATCACCCTGATCGGTCCGCCGCCCGAAGCGGTGCAACTGATGGGCGACAAGATCACCTCCAAGGAACTGGCCAAAAAAGCCGGGGTGCCGGTCATTCCCGGCCACATCGAAGCCATTGCCGACGAGGCGGAGGCCATTCGCGTGGCCGGGGAAATCGGCTACCCGGTGCTGCTGAAGCCCGCGGCCGGCGGCGGCGGCAAGGGCATGCGCATTGTGCATGGGCCGGAGGAAATGCAGGAAGCACTCGCAGCCAGCCGCAAGGAGACCGAAAAGGCCTTTGGCGACACCCGGGTTTTTGTGGAGCGCTACATCGAGGATCCGCGCCACATCGAGATTCAGTTGCTGGCCGACGTGCACGGCAATGTGGTGTATCTGGGCGAGCGCGAATGCTCCATCCAGCGCCGCTACCAGAAAGTGATCGAGGAAGCGCCATCGCCCGCGGTCGGCCCGGAACTGCGCAAACGCATGGGCGAGGCCGCCTGCGCCCTGGCCAGAAAGGCCGGCTACGTCAACGCGGGCACGGTGGAATATGTGATGGACAGGGAGCAGAATTTCTACTTTCTGGAGATGAACACCCGGCTGCAGGTGGAACACCCGGTCACGGAAATGGTCACCGGTCTGGATCTGGTGGAACTCCAGATCCGGATTGCCAGCGGCGAGGCCCTGGCCCTGAGGCAAAGCGACATCAGGCTGCGGGGCTGGGCCATAGAGGCCCGCATCTGCGCCGAAGACCCGAGCCGGGGCTTCATTCCCTCGACCGGCATGATCACCCGCTACGCAGCCCCCACCGGAGAGGGGGTGCGCGTGGACAGCGGCGTCAACATCGGCAGCAAGATCGACGTGTACTACGACTCCATGCTGGCCAAGCTCATCTGCCACGGCGCGGATCGCGAGGCGGCCCGACGCCTGCTTCTGGAATCGCTGAACGGCTACCACATCGAGGGCCTGGCCACGAATATCGACTTTGTCTCCCGGGTGCTCTCCATGCCGGAATTCGCGGCAGGCGATCTCAGCACCAACTTCATTGCCCAGCACTTCGACGGCGGCGTGGCCAGGGCCGAGCCCAATCCCAAAGATCTGGCCCTGGCCGCGCTGGCCACCACCCTGGTGTTCCACAGCCGCACCGTGGCAGTGCGGGAATCCCTGAAGCATCTGGTCTCGGACATCGGCGCCACGCTGGAGGGGCGGAAAAAGATCCACTACAAGTGCCGCACCAGCGGAGCGCAGTTCGATATCGTCATGGAAAGCGAACCGGTCAGCGGCGAGATCTGCATGATCCGGATCGGCGAGGAGCGCTATGCCGTGCGCATTCCCTACTTCCAGTTCTACCGCCGCCGCCTCAAACTGGTCATCAACGGCCAGACCTACCGCTTCCGGCTCCGCTTCGAGGATCCCTTCATCTTCACCTCCTTCAACGGCATTGCCCAGATCTTTGAAGTCTACACGCCCAGGGAGTGGGCGCTCATCCAGTACATGCCGGACAGGAGAGACAAGGCCAAAAGCAATGCCCTGCTCTGCCCCATGCCCGGCCTGGTGGTGGATGTGCCGGTGCAGAAGGGGGACCGCGTCTTCCGCGGCCAGAGCCTGGTGATTCTGGAATCCATGAAGATGGAAAGCGGCGTGCCCTCGCCGATAGACGGCATCGTGGCCGAGGTGCTGGTCAAGGCCGGCCAGGCCGTGGAGGCGAACGACGTGCTGGTGCGCTTTGAAACAAACCTGGAGAAACTGGAGGCCAGCGCCTGA
- a CDS encoding LemA family protein, which translates to MGTFALIVLVLAVAVVLYGVHIYNQLVALKNRYRNAFAQIGVQLTRRYDLIPNLVETAKAYMRHERETMEAVIAARNQAVAGLDQAAAAPGNAAALQQLAGAEQGLSQALGRFNMLMEAYPDLKASATMMQLSEEISSTENKVSFARQAYNDQVMAYNAYRQSFPAVLLAGSFGHGEDAALLEFANSQEIQQAPRVSF; encoded by the coding sequence ATGGGTACCTTTGCCTTGATTGTCCTTGTCCTTGCCGTGGCCGTGGTGCTGTACGGCGTGCATATCTACAACCAGCTCGTCGCCCTGAAAAACCGCTACCGGAATGCCTTTGCCCAGATCGGGGTGCAGCTCACCCGCCGCTACGACCTCATACCCAACCTGGTGGAAACCGCCAAGGCCTATATGCGGCACGAACGGGAGACCATGGAGGCGGTCATCGCCGCACGCAATCAGGCGGTGGCCGGCCTCGATCAGGCCGCAGCCGCGCCGGGCAATGCCGCTGCCCTGCAGCAGCTCGCCGGTGCGGAACAGGGCCTGAGCCAGGCTCTGGGGCGCTTCAACATGCTGATGGAGGCCTATCCGGATCTCAAGGCCAGCGCCACCATGATGCAGTTGAGCGAAGAGATCAGCTCGACCGAGAACAAGGTGTCCTTTGCCCGTCAGGCCTACAACGACCAGGTGATGGCCTACAATGCCTACCGGCAATCCTTCCCCGCGGTGCTCCTGGCCGGCAGTTTCGGCCATGGCGAAGACGCGGCGCTCCTGGAATTCGCCAACAGCCAGGAGATCCAGCAGGCGCCCAGGGTGAGCTTCTAG
- a CDS encoding M48 family metallopeptidase, with amino-acid sequence MDFFAAQDCARRNTTKLFVLFGVAILLILAFTDLVLFYGLGLHTLLADSSGDMSADAGGWTLEFLFWINLAVLLLILGGTAYKISALSGGGDAVAHMLDGQPIFYDDPDPACRRLLNVVDEMALAAGVPAPQVYLLPEAGINAFAAGFEPSDTVVGVTAGALEHLNREQLQGVIAHEFSHILSGDMRLNVRMAGVLHGIMLLGLIGRGLSHSDNQESWEVRRPSIRSSLVGLGLMIAGYFGCLCGRLIKAAICRQREYLADAAAVQFTRNPGGIGGALLQIGASGKGGQLRHRNIEQMSHAFFCNTEEHLFFSRLLAAHPPLASRIKRLLPDWDGVFPQAASAGPEETAASGQGGGGVRSGAGPAAEAAMLSASFLSAGQLAAARALKKSFPKLLHQASRNPYSAHALIFFLLLDECHEIRAKQLACLKDAADQSVHAELERLVQSGVYAREEHKVALAELALPRLRGLSARQARIFLDNVQALIRADGKVSLFEWCLGKMVIQYLHTMLPEYRPPKSRLHELAAVGEAAAVVFSACAHLSADQEKKAATLFQAACAETGLSGQQLLPASALGLAVVDRAVDALASLAPKEQARLLAGCMRCLGDDFETAGKPRQWEMLRGLCAALGIPVPLIPQSGAAPPA; translated from the coding sequence ATGGATTTTTTCGCTGCCCAGGACTGTGCCCGCCGCAATACGACGAAGCTGTTCGTGCTCTTCGGCGTGGCCATTCTGCTGATCCTGGCCTTCACCGATCTGGTGCTCTTCTACGGCCTGGGTCTGCACACGCTGTTGGCCGATTCTTCAGGCGACATGTCTGCCGATGCAGGCGGCTGGACCCTCGAGTTCCTGTTCTGGATCAACCTGGCCGTGCTGCTGCTCATCCTGGGCGGCACTGCCTACAAGATCTCCGCGCTGTCCGGCGGAGGCGACGCGGTGGCCCATATGCTGGACGGCCAGCCCATCTTTTATGACGATCCGGACCCGGCATGCAGGAGACTGCTCAACGTTGTCGATGAAATGGCGCTGGCAGCCGGAGTGCCCGCGCCACAGGTCTATCTGCTGCCGGAGGCAGGCATCAACGCCTTTGCCGCAGGCTTCGAACCAAGCGATACGGTCGTAGGCGTTACCGCAGGGGCCCTGGAGCACCTGAACCGCGAGCAGCTCCAGGGGGTGATCGCCCACGAGTTCAGCCATATCCTCAGCGGCGACATGCGCCTGAACGTGCGCATGGCCGGAGTGCTGCACGGCATCATGCTGCTGGGCCTCATCGGCCGGGGCCTGAGCCATTCCGATAACCAGGAATCATGGGAGGTGAGAAGACCTTCCATACGCTCTTCCCTGGTGGGGCTGGGCCTGATGATCGCCGGCTATTTCGGCTGCCTTTGCGGCAGACTGATCAAGGCGGCCATCTGCAGACAGCGGGAATATCTGGCCGACGCGGCAGCCGTGCAATTTACCAGAAATCCCGGAGGGATCGGCGGCGCGCTGCTGCAGATTGGCGCCAGCGGCAAAGGCGGACAACTGCGCCACCGCAACATCGAGCAGATGAGCCATGCCTTTTTCTGCAACACGGAGGAACATCTTTTCTTCTCCCGGCTCCTGGCCGCCCATCCACCGCTGGCAAGCCGCATCAAACGCCTTTTGCCTGATTGGGACGGCGTTTTTCCGCAGGCTGCTTCGGCAGGCCCCGAAGAAACGGCAGCCTCCGGCCAGGGCGGGGGCGGCGTCCGGAGCGGCGCCGGGCCGGCCGCCGAAGCGGCCATGCTCTCGGCCTCCTTCCTGAGCGCCGGCCAGCTTGCCGCGGCGCGCGCACTCAAAAAGAGCTTCCCCAAGCTGCTCCATCAGGCAAGCCGGAATCCCTACTCAGCCCACGCCCTTATCTTTTTTCTGCTGCTGGATGAGTGCCATGAGATTAGAGCAAAGCAACTGGCCTGCCTCAAAGATGCGGCAGATCAGAGTGTCCATGCCGAGCTCGAGCGGCTCGTGCAAAGTGGCGTTTATGCCAGAGAGGAACACAAGGTAGCGCTGGCCGAACTGGCGCTGCCCCGCCTGCGCGGCCTGAGCGCCAGGCAGGCCCGGATCTTTCTGGACAATGTGCAGGCGCTGATTCGGGCAGACGGAAAGGTGAGCCTGTTTGAGTGGTGCCTGGGCAAAATGGTGATTCAGTACCTGCACACCATGCTGCCCGAATACCGGCCCCCAAAATCGCGGCTGCACGAACTCGCCGCCGTGGGCGAGGCGGCGGCCGTGGTCTTTTCCGCCTGTGCCCATCTCTCGGCAGACCAGGAAAAGAAAGCGGCAACACTTTTTCAGGCCGCCTGCGCCGAGACGGGGCTCAGCGGACAACAGTTGCTGCCCGCTTCGGCCCTTGGCCTCGCGGTGGTGGACAGAGCAGTGGACGCGCTGGCCAGCCTCGCGCCCAAAGAACAGGCCCGCCTGCTGGCCGGCTGCATGCGCTGCCTTGGCGACGATTTTGAAACCGCCGGCAAGCCCCGGCAGTGGGAAATGCTGCGTGGCCTCTGCGCCGCCCTGGGCATACCCGTACCCCTGATACCCCAGTCTGGTGCAGCGCCCCCTGCATAA